From a region of the Nitrospira sp. genome:
- a CDS encoding efflux transporter outer membrane subunit translates to MTRLLIAALFMVSLSGCLMGPDYKRPDTPQAESWRMTEASSGSIANLPWWELLKDESLQQLIRTALQENLDLQMAAANIDEYQAQLTISQYDLIPSLSASGTAFGYRNTNNNVLPIPGAGAVPISSGRDGTTLSQFSGVVGLKWEVDLWGRIRRSVEAARAQLLSKQENQRVVILSLVGNVAESYFDLRALDFQVDITKRTLKAWDDSVRLSRLRYQKGDIPKLDLDRFVAEREGTAAQLADLERQVVQRENQISVLLGHRPSAISRGRVLTEQPIPPEVPPGLPSELLQRRPDIIQAEQELVATTANIGVAQAMRFPQLALTGQTGGAQVNISDMSFNPYATFVGAAALTAPLYNASALGYHVKVAEARGNQAIAHYRKAILQAFQEVEDALISVQKTREQRDAQELQVQALESSLRLAELRYQGGRASYLDLLTVQRSLFDAELALAKTRRNQLVSVVKLYKALGGGWSPSGAGENNSSSTTQQPG, encoded by the coding sequence ATGACAAGACTGCTGATCGCCGCGCTATTCATGGTCTCGCTGTCCGGTTGCCTGATGGGGCCGGATTACAAACGACCGGACACCCCTCAAGCCGAATCCTGGCGCATGACAGAAGCATCATCCGGTTCGATTGCGAACTTGCCCTGGTGGGAGTTGCTCAAGGATGAATCGCTGCAGCAATTGATCCGCACGGCATTACAGGAAAACCTAGATCTTCAGATGGCGGCCGCAAACATCGATGAGTATCAAGCTCAACTGACCATCTCCCAATACGACTTGATTCCATCCCTTTCCGCCTCGGGCACCGCGTTCGGATACCGGAACACGAATAACAATGTCCTGCCGATTCCGGGCGCCGGCGCCGTTCCCATCTCATCGGGGCGTGACGGCACCACGCTGTCCCAATTTTCGGGTGTCGTTGGTCTCAAGTGGGAAGTGGATCTCTGGGGCCGCATCCGCCGCTCGGTCGAAGCAGCCAGAGCGCAGCTGCTGTCGAAACAGGAGAATCAGCGAGTCGTGATACTCAGCCTGGTCGGTAACGTGGCAGAGAGCTATTTCGATCTCCGCGCGTTGGATTTCCAGGTGGACATCACCAAACGAACACTCAAAGCCTGGGACGATTCTGTTCGGCTTTCACGGCTCCGCTATCAGAAAGGGGACATCCCCAAGCTTGACCTTGACCGGTTCGTGGCGGAACGGGAAGGCACAGCGGCACAATTAGCCGATCTCGAACGGCAGGTCGTTCAGCGAGAGAACCAGATTAGCGTGCTGCTGGGGCACAGACCCTCGGCGATTTCCAGGGGACGGGTCCTCACTGAACAACCTATCCCTCCGGAAGTTCCGCCGGGTCTGCCCTCCGAGCTGCTCCAGCGGCGACCGGACATCATCCAAGCCGAACAGGAGCTGGTGGCTACGACAGCCAACATCGGCGTGGCCCAAGCCATGCGCTTTCCCCAATTGGCGCTCACCGGGCAGACTGGAGGCGCACAGGTCAACATCTCCGACATGTCCTTCAACCCCTACGCCACATTTGTAGGAGCGGCTGCCTTAACCGCTCCCCTGTACAACGCAAGCGCACTCGGATATCACGTTAAAGTCGCAGAAGCGCGGGGAAACCAAGCCATTGCACACTATCGAAAGGCGATTCTTCAAGCGTTTCAGGAGGTGGAGGACGCGTTGATCTCGGTTCAGAAAACCCGGGAGCAGCGGGACGCGCAGGAACTGCAAGTCCAAGCGTTGGAATCGTCTTTACGGCTGGCTGAACTCCGCTACCAAGGAGGGCGAGCCAGTTATCTCGATCTTCTGACGGTTCAGCGCTCGCTGTTCGATGCGGAATTGGCGCTGGCAAAGACGCGTCGTAATCAGCTCGTCTCGGTCGTCAAGCTCTACAAGGCTCTGGGAGGCGGCTGGTCTCCGAGCGGCGCGGGAGAAAACAATTCCTCTTCGACGACACAACAACCAGGATAG
- a CDS encoding YciI family protein encodes MKYICLGYLDVTQWTTLSVDVQNSLIDTCFVYDDKLKKDGHWVWGEGLQSPDTSTTLRYQRGKVAVTDGPFAETKEILGGLLIIEARDLNHAIQLMSNHPGVKMGPWEIRPAQDLTEMIRESERRRAVAK; translated from the coding sequence ATGAAATACATCTGTTTAGGATACCTGGACGTCACGCAATGGACTACGTTGTCCGTTGATGTACAGAACAGCCTGATCGATACGTGTTTCGTCTATGATGATAAGCTTAAGAAGGACGGGCACTGGGTATGGGGAGAGGGGCTTCAGAGCCCCGATACCTCCACGACCCTCCGATACCAACGTGGGAAGGTGGCCGTCACCGATGGCCCCTTTGCCGAGACCAAGGAAATATTGGGAGGACTTTTGATCATCGAGGCCAGAGATCTCAATCATGCCATTCAGCTGATGTCGAATCATCCGGGTGTGAAAATGGGCCCATGGGAAATTCGTCCGGCGCAGGATCTGACCGAGATGATTCGCGAAAGTGAACGGCGGCGCGCTGTTGCCAAATGA
- a CDS encoding multidrug efflux RND transporter permease subunit has protein sequence MARFFINRPIVAMVVSILMTLIGVVAMVQLPIAQFPNIAPPEIQLQATYPGADAVTLEQSVATPIEQQMNGVDNMIYMYSVNAGTGQTTLRVNFDVATKANDDQILTQMRYSQAESQLPQEVRNYGVTVKKATTSPLALFSLYSPNETYDNIWLANYAFININDPMSRVPGIGQVTIFGAGQYAMRFWVRPDVLAKLGITVPEILDAVKKQNTVNPAGQVGAEPIPAGQEFTYSVRAQGRLLTQEEFESIVVRANNDGSLVRLKDVARVELGAQSYNMIGRMNGKPAAIVAIYQLPGSNAIQTMDQAKQLMETLKKRFPTDLDYVISLDTTLSVREGIKEIVDTLWEALLLVIIVVFIFLQGWRATLIPLLAVPVSLVGTFMLFPLLGFSINTLSLFGLVLAIGLVVDDAIVVVEAVEHHIEHGLSPKEATLKAMQQVSGPVMAIALILVAVFVPTAFIPGITGRLYQQFAITIAVSVIISAFNALTLSPALSALLLRRKTQRRGPLGWFFGWFNRVFGRATDWYVRVCGGLIRKAAFSMLFLVLVAVASGWFGSKLPSGFLPMEDQGYLFLNVQLPTAASLQRTDAVCEKIQAILKETPGVQYATSVVGFSLLSTVSTTYNAFFFVTLAPWEERHQPEEKLLGIYQHIKGKLDGLSEAQAFAFPPPAIPGIGTSGGVSFILEDRAGKDVAFLAQQTQTFMEGARKRPEIERINTTFIPNAPQLFAKVDREKALKQDVNLGDVYQTVQAFMGGVMINYFNRFGRVWQVYVQADGEFRTRSENVGQFYVRNASGDAVPLSTLVSMEPVDGPEFTMRYNGYRSAQLFVGAAPGYSSGQVMQALESVFKETMPGEMGYDYIGMSFQEKVAAEGVSAGVIFGFSLLFVFLILAAQYESWTLPFSVLLVTPVAVFGALGILWLLKLIAPQASENDVFVQIGLVMLIGLSAKNAILIVEFAKAELEQGKTVMEAALTAARLRLRPILMTAFAFILGVVPLILSSGAGAHARVLLGLTVFGGMTAASLIGIFLIPVSFYVVETLTRRKTSLLRPARQEYEPLELGPQPDMHQTSVATVHSRIEGGS, from the coding sequence ATGGCCAGATTTTTCATCAATCGTCCGATCGTCGCCATGGTCGTCTCGATTCTGATGACGCTCATCGGCGTTGTCGCCATGGTCCAGCTTCCCATCGCCCAGTTCCCGAATATCGCGCCGCCTGAAATCCAGCTGCAGGCGACCTATCCGGGAGCGGACGCCGTCACGCTCGAACAGTCGGTGGCCACGCCGATCGAACAGCAGATGAACGGTGTCGACAACATGATCTACATGTATTCGGTCAACGCGGGCACTGGACAGACGACACTCCGTGTGAACTTCGATGTGGCGACGAAAGCGAACGACGATCAAATTCTGACGCAGATGCGCTACTCGCAGGCCGAATCTCAGTTGCCCCAAGAAGTGCGGAACTACGGCGTCACCGTGAAGAAAGCGACCACCAGCCCGCTGGCCCTCTTTTCCCTCTATTCTCCCAACGAAACCTACGACAACATCTGGCTGGCCAACTATGCGTTCATTAACATCAACGATCCGATGTCGCGTGTACCGGGCATCGGGCAAGTCACCATCTTCGGCGCCGGACAGTATGCGATGCGGTTCTGGGTAAGGCCCGATGTGCTGGCTAAGCTGGGGATCACGGTTCCCGAAATTCTGGATGCGGTGAAGAAACAGAACACCGTCAATCCAGCCGGCCAGGTGGGGGCTGAGCCGATTCCAGCCGGCCAGGAATTCACCTACAGCGTGCGGGCGCAGGGACGCCTGCTCACGCAGGAAGAATTCGAGTCCATCGTCGTGCGGGCGAACAACGATGGTTCCTTGGTGCGGCTGAAAGATGTGGCTCGGGTCGAGTTGGGAGCGCAGTCTTACAACATGATCGGTCGCATGAACGGCAAGCCCGCAGCCATCGTGGCCATCTATCAGCTGCCGGGTTCGAACGCCATTCAGACCATGGACCAAGCCAAACAGCTGATGGAAACACTGAAAAAGCGGTTCCCGACGGATTTGGACTACGTCATCTCCCTGGACACGACGCTCTCGGTTCGGGAAGGCATCAAAGAGATCGTCGATACGCTGTGGGAGGCGCTGCTGCTGGTCATCATCGTGGTATTCATTTTTCTTCAAGGCTGGCGCGCGACGTTAATCCCGCTTCTGGCCGTTCCCGTCTCGCTCGTCGGCACCTTCATGCTGTTTCCGCTGTTGGGATTCTCGATTAACACGCTCTCGCTCTTCGGGCTCGTGCTGGCCATCGGTTTGGTCGTGGACGATGCAATCGTGGTCGTGGAGGCGGTCGAGCATCATATCGAGCACGGCCTCTCTCCCAAGGAAGCGACTCTCAAAGCCATGCAACAGGTTTCGGGGCCGGTCATGGCCATTGCACTCATCTTGGTAGCCGTATTCGTGCCGACGGCATTCATCCCCGGCATTACCGGCCGGCTGTACCAGCAGTTTGCGATCACCATCGCGGTGTCGGTGATCATCTCCGCGTTCAACGCCCTCACGCTAAGCCCGGCCCTTTCCGCGCTGCTCCTTCGGAGAAAGACGCAGCGCCGAGGCCCATTGGGGTGGTTTTTTGGGTGGTTCAATCGCGTCTTTGGCCGTGCAACTGATTGGTACGTGCGCGTCTGCGGCGGACTCATACGCAAAGCGGCCTTCTCGATGCTCTTCCTGGTGCTGGTGGCTGTGGCGTCAGGTTGGTTCGGGTCGAAACTGCCCAGCGGGTTCCTGCCGATGGAGGACCAGGGCTACCTGTTCTTGAACGTCCAATTACCGACGGCGGCATCCCTGCAGCGTACAGATGCGGTCTGCGAGAAGATTCAGGCCATCCTGAAGGAAACGCCCGGCGTTCAGTACGCCACGTCCGTGGTCGGGTTCAGTCTGCTGAGCACCGTCAGCACGACCTACAACGCATTCTTCTTTGTCACACTCGCCCCATGGGAGGAACGGCATCAGCCGGAAGAGAAGCTGCTCGGGATCTATCAACACATTAAGGGCAAATTGGACGGACTATCAGAGGCGCAGGCCTTTGCATTTCCACCGCCCGCCATTCCAGGGATCGGCACCTCAGGCGGTGTCTCGTTCATCCTTGAGGATCGTGCCGGAAAGGATGTTGCGTTTCTCGCGCAACAGACACAAACCTTCATGGAAGGGGCACGCAAGCGTCCGGAAATCGAAAGAATCAATACCACCTTTATTCCCAACGCTCCGCAGCTCTTCGCAAAGGTGGATCGCGAGAAAGCGTTGAAACAGGATGTCAACCTCGGCGATGTCTACCAAACCGTGCAGGCCTTTATGGGCGGTGTGATGATCAACTACTTCAATCGATTCGGTCGCGTCTGGCAGGTCTACGTGCAAGCCGATGGGGAGTTCCGAACCCGCTCCGAAAACGTCGGCCAGTTTTACGTGAGGAACGCGTCCGGTGACGCGGTGCCCCTTTCCACCCTCGTGTCCATGGAACCGGTGGACGGACCGGAGTTCACGATGCGCTACAACGGATACCGCAGCGCCCAGCTCTTCGTTGGCGCAGCACCCGGCTACAGTTCGGGCCAGGTGATGCAGGCGCTGGAATCGGTGTTCAAGGAGACGATGCCCGGCGAGATGGGCTACGACTACATCGGCATGTCGTTCCAGGAGAAAGTCGCGGCGGAAGGCGTGTCGGCCGGTGTGATCTTCGGCTTTTCACTCCTGTTCGTGTTTCTGATTCTTGCGGCGCAGTACGAAAGCTGGACGCTTCCCTTCAGCGTCTTGTTGGTGACACCGGTCGCCGTTTTCGGGGCATTGGGAATCTTGTGGCTGCTTAAGCTGATCGCGCCGCAGGCCAGTGAGAACGACGTATTCGTCCAGATCGGCCTCGTCATGCTGATCGGCCTCTCCGCGAAGAACGCGATTCTCATCGTGGAGTTTGCAAAGGCGGAGCTGGAACAAGGCAAGACGGTCATGGAGGCTGCGCTGACCGCAGCCCGTCTGCGCCTCCGGCCAATTCTCATGACGGCGTTCGCCTTCATTCTCGGGGTGGTGCCGCTGATTCTCTCGTCCGGTGCCGGCGCTCACGCTCGCGTCCTCCTCGGCCTTACCGTATTCGGCGGTATGACGGCTGCGAGTCTGATTGGTATCTTTCTCATTCCGGTATCATTCTATGTCGTGGAAACGCTCACTCGACGAAAGACATCTCTGCTCCGGCCCGCACGGCAAGAGTATGAACCTCTGGAACTTGGCCCCCAACCGGACATGCATCAAACATCAGTGGCGACGGTTCACAGTCGCATAGAGGGAGGGTCCTGA
- a CDS encoding trypsin-like peptidase domain-containing protein, whose amino-acid sequence MAKYSIVILMVVLAGWPSFSMAESPKSLREVFRQVDPSVVVVETNNRHVVTGPKMQLATLPGLGSGVLISSDGKILTAAHVVQTADEIKVQFLNGAESPATVLASDPAADIALLQLKEVPAGVTAVKLGNSEETEVGDEIFVVGAPLGMSHSLTVGHISARRKPRTMFGDMSRAEFFQTDAAINQGNSGGPMFNMAGEVVGVVSHIISKSGASEGLGFVVTSNLARRLLLDQHRFWSGAESYMLSGDLAKVFYLPQSAGMLVQRVASNSPAAQIGLKAGTMMAVIEGEQMLVGGDIILEVQGIPVTSDGAGYLVIRDRLSSLRSGDTITVIVWRNGRKETLTAKHP is encoded by the coding sequence ATGGCAAAGTACAGTATCGTCATCCTCATGGTAGTTCTGGCAGGCTGGCCTTCGTTTTCCATGGCCGAGAGTCCGAAGTCGCTTCGTGAGGTGTTCAGACAAGTGGATCCATCGGTTGTCGTGGTCGAAACCAACAACCGACACGTTGTGACAGGACCGAAGATGCAGTTGGCCACCCTACCGGGCCTCGGCTCAGGCGTGCTCATCTCGTCTGACGGAAAGATCCTGACTGCCGCGCACGTCGTACAGACGGCCGATGAAATCAAGGTTCAGTTTCTCAATGGAGCCGAGTCACCCGCCACTGTACTCGCATCGGATCCGGCGGCGGATATCGCGCTGCTGCAACTCAAAGAGGTCCCAGCAGGCGTCACAGCGGTCAAACTTGGCAATTCAGAGGAGACGGAGGTCGGTGACGAAATCTTCGTCGTCGGCGCCCCACTCGGTATGAGTCATTCATTGACCGTCGGTCATATCAGTGCCAGGCGAAAACCCCGTACGATGTTCGGCGACATGTCCAGAGCGGAATTCTTTCAGACTGATGCAGCCATCAACCAGGGAAATTCAGGCGGGCCCATGTTCAATATGGCGGGGGAAGTGGTCGGCGTCGTCAGCCATATCATATCCAAATCGGGCGCTTCCGAGGGATTGGGATTCGTCGTCACGTCAAACCTTGCGCGCCGGCTCCTTCTCGATCAGCATCGATTCTGGAGCGGCGCCGAGAGCTACATGCTGTCCGGCGATCTGGCAAAGGTATTCTACCTCCCGCAGAGCGCAGGGATGCTGGTCCAGCGAGTTGCATCGAACTCCCCTGCCGCACAGATAGGCCTGAAGGCTGGAACCATGATGGCCGTGATCGAAGGGGAACAGATGCTCGTCGGTGGAGACATCATTCTCGAAGTCCAAGGGATCCCGGTTACCAGTGACGGTGCAGGATACCTGGTCATCAGAGACCGATTGAGCAGCCTCCGTTCGGGCGACACGATCACGGTTATCGTTTGGCGTAACGGCAGAAAAGAAACGCTGACGGCAAAACATCCGTGA
- a CDS encoding efflux RND transporter periplasmic adaptor subunit, whose product MTLSHIRQLAFCVLFGTGLAGLAGCKEAVEPVEPPPLEVQVQKVEQEDVPIFFEWIGTTDGLVNAKIRAQVTGYLLKQHYREGATVKKGDLLFEIDPRKFQAALKQAAGELDRAQAQRIKAEYDVVRNEPLAQEGAISQKEFQDSVQTSRAAIASVESAAASLDQAKLNLEWTKVVAPIDGVVGVAKAQIGDLVNSSDELTSMSQLDPIRVYFPVSEQEYLRFSSLVQERYRAKEDPRIIRDDGRIEMVLSNGEVYPHRGWFFLADRQVDAKTGTIRIAALFPNSENVLRPGLYAKVRTALAVRKGALLVSQRAVSETQGRYQVAVVTPENNVEIRSVTVGERVGSQWIIAQGLAPGEQVLVDGLQKLKPGVPVHPVPFSDNSSIANLQSLPRSK is encoded by the coding sequence ATGACGCTCTCACATATTCGACAACTAGCGTTCTGTGTTTTGTTTGGTACGGGGCTGGCGGGCTTAGCCGGCTGCAAAGAGGCGGTGGAACCCGTCGAACCGCCACCGCTTGAAGTCCAAGTACAGAAGGTCGAACAGGAGGATGTACCGATCTTTTTCGAATGGATCGGGACAACGGACGGACTCGTGAACGCAAAAATCCGGGCACAGGTCACCGGATACCTTCTCAAGCAGCACTACCGGGAGGGGGCCACCGTTAAAAAGGGCGACCTCCTCTTCGAGATCGATCCGCGCAAGTTTCAGGCTGCGCTCAAGCAGGCAGCGGGTGAGCTCGATCGGGCACAGGCCCAGCGCATCAAGGCCGAATATGATGTGGTCCGCAACGAACCGCTGGCCCAGGAAGGCGCCATCAGCCAGAAGGAGTTTCAAGACTCCGTCCAGACGAGCCGGGCTGCAATCGCTTCGGTAGAGTCCGCCGCAGCCTCGCTGGATCAGGCGAAACTCAATCTCGAATGGACGAAAGTCGTCGCTCCGATCGATGGTGTCGTCGGAGTGGCCAAGGCGCAGATCGGCGACTTGGTGAATTCCAGCGACGAGCTGACGTCCATGTCCCAACTTGATCCGATCCGAGTCTATTTCCCCGTCAGTGAGCAGGAATATCTCAGATTTTCTTCGCTCGTGCAGGAACGATATCGTGCAAAAGAGGATCCGAGAATAATACGGGACGACGGCCGCATCGAAATGGTCCTGAGCAATGGCGAGGTCTACCCGCACAGAGGATGGTTCTTCCTCGCGGATCGTCAAGTTGATGCCAAGACCGGCACAATCCGCATAGCGGCTCTGTTCCCGAACAGCGAAAACGTGTTGCGCCCCGGCCTGTACGCCAAGGTTCGTACCGCACTCGCGGTGCGCAAAGGCGCCCTTCTGGTCTCTCAACGCGCAGTAAGCGAAACACAGGGGCGTTACCAGGTCGCGGTCGTCACGCCGGAGAACAACGTTGAAATTCGCTCAGTCACTGTCGGTGAACGCGTGGGATCACAGTGGATCATCGCACAGGGACTTGCACCGGGCGAGCAGGTCCTCGTCGACGGGCTGCAGAAACTGAAGCCCGGGGTGCCGGTTCACCCTGTCCCATTTTCCGACAACTCATCCATTGCCAATCTACAGTCCCTCCCGAGGAGTAAATGA
- a CDS encoding sigma 54-interacting transcriptional regulator, with translation MNSAAVRLYETMEDRYRTLLEVAEAISAHRDLHELFRDLAQRLPRVVHVNFVGLSLYDPVRHTMRLHTIQANVPADLVGGHEGPVNESPAGSVWLTQQSILVSDLAEERRWPTVTECMKEDGTNSFCFVPLTTAVRRLGAMGFSSLQKAAYDEADLEFLQQVGQLVAVAVDNVLHHQDLTLDRERLRLLLEVSESIASHRDLAELFQDLARRLPHVVPFDFINAVLHEPARDVMRLWLLVSSEPCTIQTGLELPVDESPGGLVWKTQQPMTVDDVMEESRFPKLMTLLRENDVRSFCVVPLTTAQRRLGAMGFGSLQRRAYQDREIQFMQQVAKQVAVAIDNTLNSKTALDYQAQLTRERDRQQLLLDVNNAVVSHLDLDALFTAVSTCLRKIIQHDGSSLLLYNGETGQWRIHVLDFERNESFVEEGEAEEGADSPSCRAISSGTVALFRESDLKEMASSSPCAQDLLNRGVKSFCSFPLLAHKRMLGALNVGRRQDDGFAPEDVELLSQVAQQVSIAVENAIAYREIAALKDKLTKEKVYLEEEIQTKYNFEEIIGDSRSLKQVLKEVQTVAATDSTVLILGETGTGKELIARALHNHSDRRDRTFVKLNCAAIPTGLLESELFGHEKGAFTGAIATKMGRFELADCGTLFLDEVGEIPLELQVKLLRVLQEQEFERLGSTRTIRVNVRVIAATNRDLSQMVEEHEFRSDLYYRLKVFPMTVPPLRERPEDIALLVRHFAQKFGMRMKKRIQTVPAQAMQAMQAYAWPGNVRELENFIERAVILSTGPDLVVALSELKSASTGSAESAVTLEAAEREHILKVLRDSRWILSGSAGAAVKLGMKRTTLHSKMRKLGIVRPS, from the coding sequence ATGAATTCGGCGGCCGTTCGGTTGTATGAAACGATGGAAGATCGGTACCGCACCTTGTTGGAGGTGGCGGAAGCGATTTCCGCGCATCGCGATTTGCACGAGCTTTTTCGAGATCTCGCCCAGCGACTGCCCCGCGTCGTACATGTCAATTTCGTCGGCCTGTCTTTATACGACCCTGTGCGTCATACGATGCGATTGCATACCATTCAGGCAAACGTGCCGGCCGATCTTGTGGGCGGGCATGAAGGACCGGTCAACGAGAGCCCTGCCGGATCGGTGTGGCTGACGCAGCAGTCGATCCTGGTGTCCGATCTTGCCGAGGAACGTCGCTGGCCCACCGTCACCGAGTGCATGAAAGAAGACGGAACGAATTCGTTTTGCTTCGTTCCTCTCACCACCGCCGTACGACGCTTGGGAGCCATGGGATTCTCGAGTCTGCAGAAGGCGGCCTACGATGAAGCAGATCTGGAATTTCTCCAGCAAGTCGGTCAATTGGTCGCCGTCGCGGTGGACAATGTGTTGCATCACCAAGACCTCACGCTTGACCGGGAGCGCCTACGGCTCTTACTCGAGGTATCCGAATCCATCGCGTCACACCGCGATCTGGCCGAGCTGTTCCAGGATCTCGCTCGACGACTCCCCCACGTGGTTCCGTTCGACTTCATCAATGCGGTGCTGCATGAACCGGCGCGCGATGTCATGCGCTTGTGGCTGTTGGTCTCCTCGGAGCCCTGCACGATTCAAACAGGTCTGGAATTGCCGGTCGATGAATCTCCCGGAGGATTGGTGTGGAAGACGCAGCAACCGATGACCGTCGATGACGTCATGGAGGAGAGCCGCTTCCCCAAGTTGATGACATTATTGCGGGAGAATGACGTGCGATCCTTCTGCGTGGTACCGCTCACCACGGCACAACGCCGTCTCGGCGCCATGGGATTCGGGAGCCTGCAGCGTAGGGCTTATCAGGACCGGGAAATCCAGTTCATGCAACAGGTGGCCAAGCAGGTGGCCGTGGCCATCGACAATACACTGAATTCCAAGACTGCCCTCGACTATCAGGCACAGCTCACTCGTGAACGCGACCGGCAGCAGCTCCTGTTGGACGTGAACAATGCCGTGGTGTCCCATCTAGATCTGGATGCGCTCTTCACCGCCGTAAGCACCTGCTTGCGGAAAATTATCCAGCATGACGGCTCCAGCCTCCTGCTCTACAACGGCGAGACCGGCCAGTGGCGCATTCATGTCTTGGACTTCGAACGAAATGAAAGCTTCGTTGAGGAAGGAGAAGCCGAGGAAGGTGCCGACTCCCCATCATGTCGCGCAATCTCATCGGGTACGGTCGCATTGTTCAGGGAATCGGACTTGAAAGAAATGGCGAGCTCCTCACCCTGCGCGCAGGACCTGCTCAATCGTGGCGTCAAGTCCTTCTGTTCCTTTCCACTCCTTGCTCATAAACGCATGCTGGGCGCGCTGAACGTCGGCCGTCGACAGGATGATGGTTTTGCGCCGGAAGACGTCGAGCTGCTCAGCCAAGTCGCGCAGCAAGTCTCGATCGCCGTCGAGAACGCCATAGCCTACCGGGAAATCGCCGCGTTGAAGGATAAACTGACGAAGGAAAAAGTGTATCTCGAGGAAGAAATCCAGACGAAGTACAACTTTGAGGAAATCATCGGTGATAGCCGATCGCTCAAACAGGTTCTCAAGGAAGTTCAAACGGTCGCCGCGACCGACTCCACCGTGCTGATCCTCGGGGAAACGGGCACCGGGAAAGAACTGATCGCGCGGGCTCTTCACAATCACAGCGATCGTCGAGACCGAACATTCGTGAAGCTCAATTGTGCGGCCATACCGACAGGCCTGCTTGAGAGCGAGTTGTTCGGACACGAGAAAGGGGCATTCACCGGGGCCATCGCCACAAAAATGGGCCGATTCGAACTGGCCGACTGCGGTACGCTCTTTCTTGACGAGGTCGGCGAGATCCCATTGGAACTGCAGGTCAAGCTCCTGCGGGTTCTCCAAGAACAAGAATTCGAACGGCTCGGCAGTACACGCACGATTCGCGTCAACGTGCGGGTCATTGCGGCAACCAACCGCGATCTCAGTCAGATGGTAGAAGAACACGAATTCCGGAGCGATCTGTATTACCGGCTCAAGGTCTTCCCGATGACCGTCCCACCGTTGCGCGAACGGCCGGAGGACATCGCGCTGTTGGTGCGACACTTCGCTCAGAAATTCGGGATGCGGATGAAGAAACGCATCCAAACGGTTCCTGCCCAGGCGATGCAAGCCATGCAGGCCTACGCTTGGCCGGGGAATGTGCGAGAGCTGGAAAACTTCATCGAGCGGGCGGTCATCCTGTCGACGGGCCCTGACCTTGTCGTCGCACTGTCTGAGCTCAAGTCAGCATCCACGGGATCTGCTGAATCGGCTGTGACGCTTGAAGCGGCGGAGCGCGAGCACATTCTGAAAGTCCTGCGAGACTCGAGGTGGATCCTCAGCGGCTCTGCGGGTGCCGCAGTCAAGCTGGGGATGAAACGGACAACCCTCCATTCCAAGATGCGAAAGCTCGGTATCGTTCGTCCATCATAG